The Radiobacillus deserti genomic interval AATATAAAAAAGCTTTGGAGGCTGATTTTTCATGATGCTAGAACCATCTATTGATGCTTTACAAGAAAAGATTAATTCTAAATATACGTTGGTAACACTTTCTGCACGTCGTGCTCGTCAAATGCAGGAAACAAAACAAGTTCTTATAGAAAATCCTAAGTCTCACAAATATGTAGGGTTAGCATTAGAAGAGATACAAGCGGATAAGCTTTATTATGAAGCAGCTGAAGAATAAGATGGAAGAAGAGCTCTCACTTTCCTAAAGGTGGGGGCTTCTTCTTTGAACGTGTCTGTTCAAGCAAGGAAGATCATTCGACTTATGCTTTCGATAAAACTATGATATAACTAGATTATTAAAGCTTACGGAAAGGGGGAGTATCATGTTGAATGGTACTAATATTTTGCTAGGAGTCTCCGGTGGAATTGCAGCTTATAAGGCGTGTGCTTTAACAAGTAAATTAACCCAGCAGGGGGCAAACGTGAAAGTCATCATGACAGATAATGCAACACAATTTGTTTCTCCCCTTACGTTTCAAGCGCTGTCTCGTAATCCAGTGTTTACAGATACGTTTGATGAAAAGGACCCAGCAAAAATTGCGCATATTGACTTAGCGGATTGGGCGGATCTTGTGTTATTGGCACCAGCAACGGCCAATATAATTGCAAAAATCGCCAACGGTATTTCAGACGATATGTTATCTACAACCTTGTTAGCAACTACTGCCCCAATATATATTGCACCAGCTATGAATGTACATATGTATGCCCATCCTGCTGTAGTGGAAAATATGAAAAGACTAGAGGGTTGGGGTTATAAATTTATTGAACCAGGAAATGGTTATTTAGCTTGTGGGTATGTCGGAAAAGGAAGATTAGAGGAACCAGAAACCATTGTGGAAGTAATAGACCGTGATTTTTCTAAAGTCTCTAAGAATACTTTTTTTACGGGCAAAAAAATCCTCATTACAGGTGGTCCAACTCGTGAGGCTGTCGATCCGGTTCGTTTTTTTACCAATCATTCCTCTGGTAAGATGGGGTTTGCATTGGCGGAGGAAGCGGCGAAAAAGGGAGCGGACGTGACCCTAATATCAGGGCCGGTGAACTTGGATACACCAGAGCATGTGCGTAGAATTCATGTAGATTCAGCAAATGACATGTATGAAGCGGTTATGGAGCACTATGCGAATCAGGATATCGTCATAAAAGCAGCTGCCGTAGCAGATTATCGTCCAAAAACGGTTCACCAGCAGAAGGTGAAGAAAAGTGATGGGCTACTAACGATTGAAATGGAAAGAACGAAAGACATCCTACACGAGCTTGGTGCTACTAAACGTCATCAATTTTTAGTAGGGTTTGCAGCCGAGACCAATGATGTGATGGAATATGGAAGAAAAAAATTAAAGAAAAAAAACTTAGATGCCATCGTGATAAATGATGTGACCGAACAGGGGGCTGGATTTGGTAGTGATACGAATGCTGTTACATATCTAAACAAACTCGGAGAGGAAATGCAGCTTTCCATGTCAACCAAGTCGGATATTGCTCGGCAAATCCTACAGTTTATTGAATCTGATATGAAGGATGGACGATTGTGACAATAGCAAAAGTAGTGGTAGATGTTCCAGCAAGCCAAACCGATCGCATCTTTGATTATCATATTCCGGAACGATTTGAAGCGGCCATTCAAGAAGGGATGCGAGTAACTGTACCATTCGGACCGAGGAAAATTATGGGGTACGTTCTAGAAATCACTGATCATACCGAACTTGAAAAAGTACGAGATATTGAAAATGTGTTGGATGTGACCCCCGTGTTAACGAGCGAATTAATTAACTTAGGTAAATGGATGTCTAACCATACCCTTAGTTTTTATATTTCGTCGTTCCAAGTGATGCTTCCCCAAGTGCTGAAAGCAAAGTATAAAAAGGAGTTGCATCGATTAACGGAAGAAGAGCTACCAGATGAAATAAACCGGTTATTTGATGGAAGAGATTACATAGACTTTGAGGAAGTAGAAAAAAGTTCGATTAAGCTCAATCGAATTCAACGATTCATCCAAGAAGGCTTATTAGAAGTCGATTATCAGGTAGACTCGAAAGAAACGAAGAAATTCGAGACAGTGATTGCTCGTAAAGGGTCTCTTACCAATTTGGAGGAGGCAATGATTGATTTACCGAAGCAAGCAACAAAGCAATGGGAAATTTTAAAATATTTTTCCGCAAATGAAATCGAGGAAGTAAATCAAAAAACGTTATTGTCCATACTGAAAACAACAAGGGCTAGTCTAAAACCATTGTTGGATAAAGGAATATTACAAGAATATAAAAAGGAAACCTATCGAAATCCGTATCAAAGAGATTATCCGAAAACAACTGCTCTCCCGCTCACGGACCAACAACAAGAAGCAAAAGATGCTATTCAAGCTCAATTAGCGAAGCAGGAGCACGAGGTGTTTTTATTACACGGTGTAACGGGAAGTGGGAAAACAGAGGTATACTTGCAAGCAATTCAAGAAGTCATTGATCGAGGGGAAGAAGCTATCGTTCTTGTTCCGGAGATTTCGTTAACCCCACAAATGGTAGAACGGTTTAAAGGAAGATTCGGGTCATACGTAGCGGTTTTACACAGTGCTTTGTCTGCTGGTGAAAAATATGATGAATGGCGTAAGATTCAACGGAAAGAGGTTAAAGTAGCAGTTGGAGCAAGATCCGCTATTTTTGCCCCCTTCGAAAACCTGGGCATCATTATTATTGATGAAGAACATGAATCTAGTTATAAACAAGATGACCATCCGCGTTATCATGCACGAGATGTTGCCATTTATCGAGCCAAGCACCACCATTGTCCAGTTGTGCTTGGAAGTGCTACCCCAACATTAGAATCGTTTGCCCGTGCGAAAAAAGGCGTGTATCAGCTACTTTCCTTGCCAGATCGGATGAATAAAGCTGCGATGCCTGAGGTTCAAGTTATCGATATGCGGGAAGAGTTACATGCTGGAAATCGTTCCATGTTTTCACAGCAACTGGTTCAAGCAATGGAGGAAAGACTTCGTAAAAAACAACAAATAGTGCTGTTTCTAAATCGAAGGGGTTACTCTACGTTTGTCATGTGTAGAGATTGTGGCCATGTTATGGAATGTCCACATTGTGACATTGCGTTAACTTACCATCGCACCCAGAATAAATTGAAGTGTCATTACTGCTCCTATGAAGAGAGTATGCCTTCTGTTTGTCCGGAATGTAGTAGCGATACGATTCGTTATTTTGGAACGGGAACACAAAAGGTAGAAGAAGCTCTTACTAAATTGTTGCCTGAAGCACGAGTCATCCGAATGGATGTGGATACGACTAGAAGAAAAGGGGCACATGAAAAGCTCTTAACTCAGTTTGGGAATCATGAGGCCGATATTTTATTAGGGACACAAATGATTGCGAAAGGACTAGATTTTGCGAACGTAACATTAGTCGGTGTTCTTGCTGCAGATACGATGCTCCATCTACCAGATTTTAGAGCTGCGGAAAAAACCTTTCAACTTTTGACACAGGTCAGTGGTCGAGCAGGAAGACATTCATTGCCAGGGGAAGTTATTGTACAATCTTATACACCAGAGCATTACAGTATTCAGCTAGCAAGCACCTATGAATATGAAGCGTTTTTCCAGCAAGAAATGCAAGTGAGGAAAACCTTTCATTATCCCCCATACTTTTATTTAACGTTAATTACGGTCTCTCATCCGAATCAAATAAAAGCCATGGAGGTAACAAAACATATTGTCCAAGGGTTATCCCAATCATTATCAGAACAATCTACTATTTTGGGTCCAACCCCATCTCCTATTGCGAGAATCAAAAATAGATATCGCTACCAATGCGTGATAAAATACAAAAATGAGCCTAAGCAACGGGAAATATTGAAACGGATATTGCACTATTATGAATCAGATATACAAAAAAATGACTTACTAATTAGTATTGATTTACAACCGAGTCAGCTTATGTAGAAAGGAGTCCATATGAAACGTGTTGTATTTATGGGAACACCAGATTTCGCTGTTCCAGTTCTTCGTCAATTAGAAAAAGAAGAGGTCGAGGTGGTACTTGTCGTCACCCAGCCAGATCGACCGAAAGGGAGAAAGAAAGTATTAACCCCGCCACCTGTAAAAGTAGCTGCAGAGGAATTGGGAATTCCTGTATTTCAGCCAGAAAAAATAAAAGACGAGTATGATGAAGTGTTAGCATATAACCCAGATTTAATTGTTACGGCAGCCTTTGGACAAATTTTACCGAAACCATTATTAGATGCACCAAAGCTTGGGTGTATAAATGTTCATGCATCCTTATTGCCAGAGCTACGGGGTGGAGCACCGATTCATTATGCCATTTTGCAGGGAAAAAAAGAGACTGGAATCACCATTATGTATATGGTGGAAAAGTTAGATGCGGGGGACATTCTTACGCAAGAAAGTCTTCCAATTGAACATACAGACCATGTTGGTACGTTACACGACAAACTTTCCGTACTTGGTGCAAAGCTCCTTCATGATACACTACCTGGACTGTTTGAAGGGAAGCTATTACCAAGAAAACAAGATGAGAATCGAGTCACATTCGCTTCGAATATTAAGCGAGAGCAGGAGAAGCTGGATTGGACGAAACCAAATTCTGAAGTGTATAACCATATTCGTGGTCTACATCCATGGCCAGTTTCGTTTACTTTCTTAGAAGGAAATGTAATCAAGGTGTGGTGGGGAGAAGAAATTTCCCAAACCTATGACGACGAGCCTGGTACGGTTGTTGAAATCTTAGACGATGGGTTTGTCGTTGTATGTGGAGACCGAAAAGGGATAAAAATAACAGAACTACAGCCTTCTGGTAAGAAGCGGATGAGTGCTGCCGATTTCCTTCGAGGGGTTGGAAATCAACTAAAAGTTGGGGATAGGTTAGGAGAATAAAATGGCACAACAAAAATTACGTGAAGCTGCGCTAGATTTAGTTGTTCGA includes:
- the rpoZ gene encoding DNA-directed RNA polymerase subunit omega; protein product: MMLEPSIDALQEKINSKYTLVTLSARRARQMQETKQVLIENPKSHKYVGLALEEIQADKLYYEAAEE
- the coaBC gene encoding bifunctional phosphopantothenoylcysteine decarboxylase/phosphopantothenate--cysteine ligase CoaBC, coding for MLNGTNILLGVSGGIAAYKACALTSKLTQQGANVKVIMTDNATQFVSPLTFQALSRNPVFTDTFDEKDPAKIAHIDLADWADLVLLAPATANIIAKIANGISDDMLSTTLLATTAPIYIAPAMNVHMYAHPAVVENMKRLEGWGYKFIEPGNGYLACGYVGKGRLEEPETIVEVIDRDFSKVSKNTFFTGKKILITGGPTREAVDPVRFFTNHSSGKMGFALAEEAAKKGADVTLISGPVNLDTPEHVRRIHVDSANDMYEAVMEHYANQDIVIKAAAVADYRPKTVHQQKVKKSDGLLTIEMERTKDILHELGATKRHQFLVGFAAETNDVMEYGRKKLKKKNLDAIVINDVTEQGAGFGSDTNAVTYLNKLGEEMQLSMSTKSDIARQILQFIESDMKDGRL
- the priA gene encoding primosomal protein N', coding for MTIAKVVVDVPASQTDRIFDYHIPERFEAAIQEGMRVTVPFGPRKIMGYVLEITDHTELEKVRDIENVLDVTPVLTSELINLGKWMSNHTLSFYISSFQVMLPQVLKAKYKKELHRLTEEELPDEINRLFDGRDYIDFEEVEKSSIKLNRIQRFIQEGLLEVDYQVDSKETKKFETVIARKGSLTNLEEAMIDLPKQATKQWEILKYFSANEIEEVNQKTLLSILKTTRASLKPLLDKGILQEYKKETYRNPYQRDYPKTTALPLTDQQQEAKDAIQAQLAKQEHEVFLLHGVTGSGKTEVYLQAIQEVIDRGEEAIVLVPEISLTPQMVERFKGRFGSYVAVLHSALSAGEKYDEWRKIQRKEVKVAVGARSAIFAPFENLGIIIIDEEHESSYKQDDHPRYHARDVAIYRAKHHHCPVVLGSATPTLESFARAKKGVYQLLSLPDRMNKAAMPEVQVIDMREELHAGNRSMFSQQLVQAMEERLRKKQQIVLFLNRRGYSTFVMCRDCGHVMECPHCDIALTYHRTQNKLKCHYCSYEESMPSVCPECSSDTIRYFGTGTQKVEEALTKLLPEARVIRMDVDTTRRKGAHEKLLTQFGNHEADILLGTQMIAKGLDFANVTLVGVLAADTMLHLPDFRAAEKTFQLLTQVSGRAGRHSLPGEVIVQSYTPEHYSIQLASTYEYEAFFQQEMQVRKTFHYPPYFYLTLITVSHPNQIKAMEVTKHIVQGLSQSLSEQSTILGPTPSPIARIKNRYRYQCVIKYKNEPKQREILKRILHYYESDIQKNDLLISIDLQPSQLM
- the fmt gene encoding methionyl-tRNA formyltransferase — its product is MKRVVFMGTPDFAVPVLRQLEKEEVEVVLVVTQPDRPKGRKKVLTPPPVKVAAEELGIPVFQPEKIKDEYDEVLAYNPDLIVTAAFGQILPKPLLDAPKLGCINVHASLLPELRGGAPIHYAILQGKKETGITIMYMVEKLDAGDILTQESLPIEHTDHVGTLHDKLSVLGAKLLHDTLPGLFEGKLLPRKQDENRVTFASNIKREQEKLDWTKPNSEVYNHIRGLHPWPVSFTFLEGNVIKVWWGEEISQTYDDEPGTVVEILDDGFVVVCGDRKGIKITELQPSGKKRMSAADFLRGVGNQLKVGDRLGE